One genomic region from Amaranthus tricolor cultivar Red isolate AtriRed21 chromosome 12, ASM2621246v1, whole genome shotgun sequence encodes:
- the LOC130797307 gene encoding uncharacterized protein LOC130797307 translates to MKGTKRKAVAQQREANEYERKRMKNIKQNAEFMTAKGCGTVAAKILQANAKTFSKDFRDDTLSHSDDEDYIPIDYEVDNNEEITSSKFPMKKSTKKRSFSKRGCMSAFLSPSCQQHEQLTQVKVAQHNRQKHQEGIEQEQHHQELSVQQPLLQQPMQQQGMQPQHPKKMNTKFCPPGALSDYRDLRKKQMQRKDLVNEINNANELIFSSEHQPSPTNANEVGCTVDDIEPIHEEHTEQEAEENRIVVQAPK, encoded by the exons ATGAAAGGGACTAAAAGGAAAGCTGTTGCACAACAAAGAGAAGCAAATGAATATGAAAGGAAAAGAATGAAGAACATCAAGCAAAATGCAGAATTTATGACAGCTAAAGGATGTGGAACTGTGGCAGCAAAGATTCTTCAAGCTAATGCAAAAACTTTCTCAAAAGATTTTAGAGATGACACCTTATCTCATAGTGATGATGAAGACTACATACCTATTGATTATGAGGTTGATAATAATGAGGAAATAACTAGTTCAAAg TTTCCAATGAAAAAATCCACAAAGAAGCGATCATTTTCAAAGAGAGGGTGTATGTCTGCCTTTTTATCTCCTTCTTGCCAACAACATGAACAACTCACGCAAGTAAAGGTTGCACAACATAACAGACAAAAACATCAAGAGGGTATAGAACAAGAACAACATCACCAAGAGCTTTCTGTGCAACAACCTTTGTTGCAGCAGCCTATGCAACAACAAGGTATGCAACCACAACACCCCAAGAAAATGAACACCAAGTTTTGCCCACCAGGGGCATTGTCTGACTATCGTGATCTTCGAAAGAAACAAATGCAAAGAAAGGATCTTGTAAATGAAATTAACAATGCAAATGAACTAATCTTTTCGAGTGAGCATCAACCTTCTCCCACAAATGCAAACGAAGTTGGCTGTACTGTAGATGATATTGAACCAATACATGAAGAACATACAGAACAAGAAGCAGAAGAAAATAGAATTGTGGTTCAAG cTCCAAAATAG